The following proteins come from a genomic window of Sesamum indicum cultivar Zhongzhi No. 13 linkage group LG10, S_indicum_v1.0, whole genome shotgun sequence:
- the LOC105173038 gene encoding beta-galactosidase 13-like: MWPDIIRKAKEGGLNIIQTYVFWNLHEPNQGEWNFEGNRDLVKFIKCIWEQGLWVTLRIGPYIEAEWNMGGFPYWLREVPDIIFRSDNEAFKYHMQKYAEKVINMMKKEKLFADQGGPIVMMQIENEYNNVQLAYRERGISYVKWAANMALSLYNGVPWIMCKQKDAPPTVISTCNGRQCADTFAGPNGPDKPSLWTENWTAQYRVFGDTPSQRAAEDISFAVARFFTRNGTLNNYYMYYGGSNFGRTSSSSFVTTRYYDEAPLDEYGLRREPKFGHLRDLHRALKLSKKPLLRGTPKVERISQDLEITTYEKPSENLCVAFLTNNDTREAKTIHFRGKDYYLPSKSVSILPDCKTVVYNTAAIVAQHSSRNFVVPQQAKFSKWEMFKETIPTINDLKDRTPAPKELYSFTKDVSDYAWYSTSIKIDARDLPMRPDVRPGLHIASLGHALLAFVNGEYIGFEHGSNVEKSHIFRKPVNLTAGDNDITLLAMTVGFPNSGAYMEKRFAGPRAVTLEGLMSGTLDITNNNWGQQVGVNGEKVPVYTEEGAKTVKWVPFAGTPSPVTWYKTYFDAPEGNNPVALRMMSMAKGMVWVNGQSIGRYWVSYNSPLGRPTQEEYHIPRAFLKPKSNLLVVFEETGGNPEKIDILVVNRDTICSVITEYHPPSVNSWERKGNELRALVNPVREAELTCPDNKVIKKVEFVGFGEVDGACGAFKPGKCNSNSKAIKLVESLCLGKNECKVPFERERLVDVGKDACPDVSKTLAIQIACS; the protein is encoded by the exons ATGTGGCCTGATATCATCAGAAAGGCTAAAGAAGGTGGATTGAATATTATCCAGACTTATGTGTTCTGGAATCTTCATGAGCCTAATCAGGGCGag TGGAATTTTGAAGGCAATCGTGACTTGGTGAAATTCATAAAATGTATCTGGGAGCAAGGCTTGTGGGTGACCCTCAGGATTGGACCATACATTGAAGCTGAATGGAATATGGG AGGATTTCCATACTGGCTAAGAGAGGTTCCCGACATCATATTCCGTTCCGATAATGAAGCTTTCAag TACCACATGCAAAAGTACGCAGAGAAGGTGATTAACATgatgaaaaaagagaaactgTTTGCTGATCAAGGAGGACCCATCGTCATGATGCAG aTTGAAAATGAGTACAACAATGTACAATTAGCATACAGAGAAAGAGGTATAAGTTATGTGAAATGGGCAGCAAACATGGCTCTAAGTTTATACAACGGGGTCCCTTGGATCATGTGCAAACAAAAGGATGCCCCTCCCACAGTGATCAGTACATGCAATGGAAGGCAGTGTGCAGACACATTCGCTGGTCCAAATGGCCCTGACAAGCCTTCTCTCTGGACTGAGAACTGGACCGCACAGTACAGAGTATTCGGCGACACCCCCTCTCAGCGCGCTGCTGAAGATATATCCTTTGCGGTTGCTCGGTTCTTTACAAGAAATGGCACACTCAACAACTACTACATGTACTACGGTGGAAGTAACTTTGGGAGAACCAGTTCCTCCTCCTTTGTCACTACTCGTTACTACGACGAAGCTCCTCTTGATGAATATGGTTTGAGGAGGGAGCCCAAGTTCGGTCACTTGAGGGATTTGCACAGGGCTTTGAAATTGAGCAAAAAGCCTTTGCTTCGAGGCACTCCAAAGGTGGAACGCATCAGCCAAGACCTTGAGATCACTACTTATGAGAAACCCTCTGAAAATCTTTGTGTTGCCTTCTTGACCAACAACGACACGAGAGAAGCTAAAACTATTCATTTCAGAGGCAAGGATTACTACTTACCTTCCAAGTCCGTCAGCATTCTCCCTGATTGCAAGACCGTCGTCTACAACACAGCTGCAATTGTAGCACAACACAGTTCTAGGAACTTTGTTGTGCCCCAACAGGCAAAGTTTTCCAAATGGGAGATGTTCAAAGAAACTATTCCAACCATTAATGACTTGAAAGATAGGACTCCCGCGCCCAAGGAACTTTACAGTTTTACTAAGGATGTCTCTGACTATGCTTGGTACAGCACAAG CATCAAGATAGATGCTCGTGATTTGCCAATGAGGCCCGATGTTCGTCCAGGCCTTCACATTGCTAGTCTTGGCCATGCTTTGCTTGCATTCGTCAATGGCGAATACATAGGATTCGAGCACGGTAGCAACGTCGAGAAGAGCCACATTTTCAGAAAGCCAGTGAATTTAACGGCTGGAGACAACGACATCACATTGTTGGCCATGACTGTCGGCTTCCCCAATAGTGGTGCCTACATGGAGAAGAGATTTGCTGGTCCCCGAGCTGTCACTCTTGAGGGTTTGATGTCTGGAACTCTTGACATTACCAACAATAATTGGGGTCAAcag GTCGGCGTCAACGGCGAGAAGGTTCCAGTTTACACAGAAGAAGGAGCAAAGACAGTTAAATGGGTTCCCTTCGCTGGAACCCCTTCACCTGTTACTTGGTACAAG ACATACTTCGACGCCCCAGAAGGCAACAACCCTGTGGCCTTAAGAATGATGAGCATGGCGAAGGGTATGGTGTGGGTTAACGGCCAGAGCATCGGTCGTTACTGGGTATCGTACAATTCACCGCTCGGCAGGCCGACTCAGGAAGAGTATCACATCCCTCGCGCCTTCTTGAAGCCTAAGAGCAATCTGCTTGTGGTGTTCGAGGAGACAGGCGGCAACCCTGAGAAGATCGATATCTTAGTAGTGAACAGGGACACCATCTGCAGCGTTATAACGGAGTACCACCCGCCATCAGTTAACTCCTGGGAGAGGAAGGGCAATGAGCTCCGTGCTCTTGTCAACCCGGTGAGGGAAGCTGAGCTCACATGCCCCGACAATAAGGTGATCAAGAAGGTGGAGTTTGTGGGTTTCGGTGAGGTGGATGGAGCTTGCGGAGCCTTCAAGCCTGGGAAATGCAACTCTAACTCTAAGGCTATCAAACTTGTTGAATCCTTGTGCTTGGGGAAGAATGAGTGCAAGGT GCCatttgagagagaaagactTGTTGATGTTGGGAAAGACGCTTGCCCCGATGTCTCCAAGACACTGGCTATTCAAATCGCATGTAGTTGA